The window CCGCATCCTGTGGCCGGTAAGCCTGAGAGGGCCTTCGTTTCCATGGGCATATATGTGTTCAACAGAAATGTCTTAATCGAAATGTTGAACAAAGACGCGAAAAACGACTCATCTCATGATTTCGGAAAAGACATTATACCCTCGATGTACCCGGAGCATCGGGTATTCGTATACAGGCACGGTGCGGCAAGTGCGGAAAGAGATGCGAGCTACTGGAGGGATATCGGCACCATAGATGCGTATTGGAAGGCAAATATGGACCTGGCTTCCGTGAGCCCCGTCTTTAACCTTTATGACAGGAACTGGCCCATCAGGACTTACGAAGGTCAATATCCGCCGGCCAAGACCGTGTTTGCCGATGAGGAAAGGGGCAGGGCGGGAATGGCACTCGATTCGATCATCTGCAGTGGTGTCATCATAAGCGGCGGCAAAATAATCCAATCGATACTCTCCCCTGGGGTCCGGGTGAACAGTTACGCCGAGGTGCGTGAGTCCATACTCTTCCATAACGTGGTCATAGGGATGAGAGCAAAGGTAAGAAAGGCTATCATCGACAAGGGCGTGAGAATTCCCGACGGGATGAAAATAGGGTATGACCCCGAAAAAGACAGGGAAAGATTTTATGTATCCGAGGAGGGGATAGTGGTCATACCCAAGGGTGAAATTCTTTAGGTAAGGGCCATCTACCATCTATACGGGTGGTGAGTAAGCCTTAAGTCCGCCGTGCCTTTAAGCGACGTACGGCTCCGAAGCCTCTTAATTCTTCAAAATACGTTTCTATTTTTCCCGTTTGAACATATAATCGGCAAGGGACTGCAGGGCGTCTTTATATTGAGAGGCAGGGAATTGGGAAAGATGTCTCTTCGCGTCCGCCAGGTATCTCTCCGTGGCCACTGAAGTGTAGCCAATGCCGTCGTATTTTCGGATGAGCTTGATGATACGCTCGAAATCCCTCTGCGAGATGGTCTCTCTCTTGAGGATTCCTTCCACTGCCTTTCGTTCTTTTTCTCCGGCTGACTTTAAGGCCCATATCAGAGGGAGGGTCAGCTTGCCTTCTTTTAAGTCTGTGCCCACGTGTTTGCCCAGGACATCGTCGTATGACGTATAGTCGAGGATGTCGTCCCTCAATTGAAATGCTATACCGAGCTTATATCCGAAATTCTTCAACGCATCCCTCTGCCCTTTTGTGACATTACCGAGGATCGCCCCTATCTCACATGCGGCGGAGAAAAGAATTGCAGTCTTATTTCCGATGATTTCGAAATAGTCTTTTTCTGTGGTGTTGATGTCGGCTGTTTTGACGATCTCCAGTATCTCGCCTTCGGACAGGGCTGTGGTGGCGTGAGAAATGGTTTTCAGGATCTCGTTGTTTCCCTCACGGGACATGAGCTCAAAGGACTTGGAATAGAGGAAATCTCCAACGAGCACACTCGGCTCGTTGCCCCAGACCGTATTTACCGTGGAAAAACCCCTCCTGGTCCTCGCGTTGTCTACCACGTCATCATGAAGCAGTGTGGCGGTATGGATAAATTCTATGATGGCAGCGAAAGGAATATACTTCTCTCCCCTGTACCCGCACAATTTTGAGCAAAGGATAACGAGGATCGGCCTCACCCGCTTACCACCTGACTTCATGATGTAGTTTACGATTTCTTTGATAAATCCGATTCTGGTGGTCATGAGTTTGTCGATGGAAAGCTCCAGTTTCTTTAAATCCCTCTCCACAAGTTTGATAAAATCAGCCATGATCAACCTTTTAACGCGTAGTATTTTCTCACTTCTTCGGTGTTTTGACCGTTCTCGTGTACAATAAGCGGTTTTTCCACCAAGACGCCCACGCCGCCCTCTTTCACAAACTCGGCAAGGAACAGGTTGGCTTCCGCGTCTTTCTTGGGATACACAAGCCGCAGGCGTTTGAGCGCGAGCCTCTTCGATTGCGCTTGAGATATGAGCTCAGCCAGTCTTTTTGTCGGGTATATGACATAAAAGCGGCCCTTTGGGTTAAGAAGTGATGACGCTGCAGACAAAAGCCCGACAAGATCAAGGTGCGATTCGTAACGGGCCACATATCGAGAGTGCCCCGGACTTGTCCTTCCCGAACCTTTCTTTGTATAAGGCGGATTGGAAACAACGATGTGAAAGGGTCTGTTCTTCAGTTCGCGGACCTCTTTTCTGATATCCCCTCTCAAGAATTGCACGCGATCGCCCACTTGGTTCAAGGCCTTGTTCCTTACGGCCAGATCAAAGAGGTCTTGCTGAATTTCCACACCGAGCATGTAGTTCGTATAACCTTTCTTCGCGAGATAGATAGGTATGATACCACACCCGGTGCCAATATCCAACAATCTTTCTCGTTTCTTCAGGGTGATAAAGTTGGCGAGAAGAAATGCGTCGACGGAGAAACGATAACCATCTGCCTTTTGAATCAGCTTTAACTGCTCATCGCAGAGGATATCGAGCGTTTCCGAATTCCCGACCGCATCACGCATACTGATAAAAAACAAGACCGGTGAGTATCTTAGGATAGAAGAAGGTCGATTTTGGCGGCATGTAGAGGCTGTTGTCCGCTATGTCCTTGACCTCTTCGACACTCGTGGGGGGAAGAAAGAATGCAAGGTCCAGGGCTCCTTCACGAACAGAATCGACTGTTTCGTAATGGTCCTGGGTGAAGGAAATCTCTTCGTCTTTTATTTTCAAAAGGTCTTTGATTACCCCGGCGTGGATCGCATTGACTTTCAATCTCTTGAGGGAGCGACGTACGTCCAGGGCTTCGTAAGAAGGTATGGGCTTGTTTTGGGTTACAATGTAGAGGTTGTTGGCATCATCTTTGGAATAAAGCACGAAGGAAAGCCTGGAGGACTTCTCAACGGCTGTGAGGGCCTGCTTCACAGAACCCCTGTCTTTGTATGGATGAGGCGCAACATCAAAGTAGTCCGAGAGGAGGCTGAGCATTTCACCCAGGGGACGCTCTTTTTCGAACTTGACGATCCGGTGATACGGGAGGATTACAATACCCTGTGAGTACATGTTGGTCAGATAAAGGGGCACGTAGGGGACACCGAGCCTGTACGACACATCAAGTCTGTGGTGTCCATCCGCTATGTAAATCTTCTTCTCACCCATCATGGCACTAAGCGCCGTAACCGCATCGTTGTCAGTCATTCTGTAGAACCGGTTACGGATCGACTGCTCATCCACGAAGTCGTAGATCTTCTCTTTGAGAGGACCG of the Syntrophorhabdaceae bacterium genome contains:
- the glgC gene encoding glucose-1-phosphate adenylyltransferase, which codes for MKSRIIHNAMAFVLAGGIGVRLHPLTKDRAKPAVPFGGKYRVIDFTLSNCVNSGIRQIFVLPQYKSHSLIEHTRDAWSILNPELGEFVSHLSPEMRVGEEWYRGTADAVYQNLFHLEQLDADYVVILSGDHIYKMDYSHFIRYHRSKKADLTISAVETSIDEASRFGVIQAEADGRVIGFEEKPQNPHPVAGKPERAFVSMGIYVFNRNVLIEMLNKDAKNDSSHDFGKDIIPSMYPEHRVFVYRHGAASAERDASYWRDIGTIDAYWKANMDLASVSPVFNLYDRNWPIRTYEGQYPPAKTVFADEERGRAGMALDSIICSGVIISGGKIIQSILSPGVRVNSYAEVRESILFHNVVIGMRAKVRKAIIDKGVRIPDGMKIGYDPEKDRERFYVSEEGIVVIPKGEIL
- a CDS encoding polyprenyl synthetase family protein, with the protein product MADFIKLVERDLKKLELSIDKLMTTRIGFIKEIVNYIMKSGGKRVRPILVILCSKLCGYRGEKYIPFAAIIEFIHTATLLHDDVVDNARTRRGFSTVNTVWGNEPSVLVGDFLYSKSFELMSREGNNEILKTISHATTALSEGEILEIVKTADINTTEKDYFEIIGNKTAILFSAACEIGAILGNVTKGQRDALKNFGYKLGIAFQLRDDILDYTSYDDVLGKHVGTDLKEGKLTLPLIWALKSAGEKERKAVEGILKRETISQRDFERIIKLIRKYDGIGYTSVATERYLADAKRHLSQFPASQYKDALQSLADYMFKREK
- a CDS encoding methyltransferase; translated protein: MFFISMRDAVGNSETLDILCDEQLKLIQKADGYRFSVDAFLLANFITLKKRERLLDIGTGCGIIPIYLAKKGYTNYMLGVEIQQDLFDLAVRNKALNQVGDRVQFLRGDIRKEVRELKNRPFHIVVSNPPYTKKGSGRTSPGHSRYVARYESHLDLVGLLSAASSLLNPKGRFYVIYPTKRLAELISQAQSKRLALKRLRLVYPKKDAEANLFLAEFVKEGGVGVLVEKPLIVHENGQNTEEVRKYYALKG
- a CDS encoding DUF1015 domain-containing protein, which gives rise to MRDALTKPFKGILYNKQKVSDVSSVVCPPYDVISQVEPYYKKHNLNAIRLELPQAAPPLNQYETARRTMDEWLKEGVLSRDASEAVYVYEQEFELENQPFLRRGFIALHKLDKERILTHEETRKKAKADREQLIGTLKTYTSLIFGLYEDKDLAIENILAGPLKEKIYDFVDEQSIRNRFYRMTDNDAVTALSAMMGEKKIYIADGHHRLDVSYRLGVPYVPLYLTNMYSQGIVILPYHRIVKFEKERPLGEMLSLLSDYFDVAPHPYKDRGSVKQALTAVEKSSRLSFVLYSKDDANNLYIVTQNKPIPSYEALDVRRSLKRLKVNAIHAGVIKDLLKIKDEEISFTQDHYETVDSVREGALDLAFFLPPTSVEEVKDIADNSLYMPPKSTFFYPKILTGLVFYQYA